In Candidatus Obscuribacterales bacterium, the DNA window CTGGAACGTTCAACAGCTACAGCATACGCGCCACCGTATTGCCACCATTGTTGAGCAGCTTAAACACCTAGGACAGCTTCCTAAAGGCATCACTGAACGATTCCGCACATTAGTGCAGCAAGGAATTGGTGGCAGCTCTCTCTATCGCCATAAAGATCTATGGCATCCCAATTTGATACAAGACTTTGATACAACTTCATGGGCCAATAGCACTGACAGTATTAGTCATCCATCTCAAGATGCTCTACCTGAGACTCTTGGGTTCGAACCGGCCCATCATACGAATTGGTCAGACGATTGCCTAGGAAAGGCATCGTCTGACCATAACTCTACAAGCTTATTTCTCCCAATAGGCAGTAATCCTTTACAGAGTCAGGATTTGAGCGATCGCCCTCTACAGGATTATGATCATAGAGGTCGTAATACAAATCATCCGCCTGGGGAAAACCTCGATCAGATGGCTGACCATGATCGGTTAATGACCAAGTCAGAGCCAGCATCGGATCCCCTGGGTGTTCACTATGTGCAGCAGGTCTTGCAATGGGTCAAAGATCAGGCACGTCACTGGAAACAAGCGTCTCAGCGGGTGGTGACATGCGATCGCTCTCATCAGTATGAGCGCTATGACCAGGATCAATGGGCCCGAATGCAGCAGTTTTTGGACTCGGGGGATGCGATTTTGATGGCAGAAGCGACCCAGTGGTTCTTGCAGCAAAAGCCTGAGAGCCCTATCAAATCTGGTCCTATCAAATCTTGGTTAGACACTGAGCTTAACCCTGGTGCAACTCCACCACCCGTTGATTGAGCGGTCGTACGGGGCGAGCATTGTGAGGGTAGATCTGATGAAACGCTAGGAGTTGCTCTGCCGATACCGTTATGGTTCGTTCTAAAAGGTACCACCGCACGGATTCACTACAGGGGGGCGTTGTCAATGATCCCATATAGCTCAGATAGGTGCGATCGATCGGTAATAAATCTGCTGCATTGATCTGTACCGCTGTTTCCTGGGAGGTTTCCCCCATCTGCGGGCTATGCTCCCAAATGGTTTGAATGAGGGGATTGGCATCGCCCTCCTCCATTAACATGCTCACTACGGCTAGATCGCCCGCTGCATTGCGATGCACCAAATGCATTTCCATGGGGGCAGACCGTCCAGATCGTTGATGTTCACTGGGGGCATGGAAGTGAAATTGAATGAGCCGATAATCGTCGCCTTGGATACGGATATGTTGCCCGACCTGATCATAGACCTGGAGCGTATGACCATCATTGCGAATGGCTAACGGTGTTGGGCCATAGTAAAACTCAAGGGGGGTACGATCGCCCTCTACCCAAGCCGTGATATCAATGGGAGACTGGTTTTGTCCTTGGGCACAGAGCGCATAGGCAGGGTTGAGGTCTCCCCAGTGCTCAGGACGGGTTTCGCCTTCATAGCTCCACTGAGGTTGTTCAGACTGGGCCCAGGCGATCGCTCCTTGGGGCAGCAGAATGCTTACGACCATCATCAAGCCTGCTACCAGTCTCCAATACCATGTTCTCATTCCCAGCATGACCCCAACGTGATGGTTTAGACTTAGGCAGCAAGTGCTCAGAGGGTGATCGCATCTAGAGAATCAAACTCTAAATAGTTACCAATAATACCGTCTGTCGCTGCTCATTGTATCGCGCTCAGGTAGGGTTGAATAGACGATAGATTTCTAGCTGGGTTAACCATCAGACTACGGTAGGTTGATCTTTGCCTTAGGTTTATTTAGATAAAGATTTGGTGTGGTAACTGGCTAAAACCTACTGTTAGAGTAATGGATGCCATCACAGTACATTGACGTTGAAAGTCTTGCAGCGCATTATAGAGAGGGAGTGTGGAGGTAGCTCTAAGCATATTGATTGAGAGTCTGGATGGATAGCGTTAGTAAGTCTATACGGACGTTATTATCCATGGCTTGCGGTTGAGCCCTCCATAATTTCACGGATAGATCAGGGTTTCATAGCATCGAGCATGATGACAACGGTTATGGTATTGCTATTGACCGTACATCTACGTCTGATGATGGGGAGAGTTTGTGTGCCTCCCATTGCCTACCATTTTCTTGCATCCTTGCAGCCAACTTCATCCTATGCTTCAACTTTCCTGGGACTCGCTTAAAACTGCGTCAACGTCGTATCAACCGCACTGCTTTGCATTCACACTGTCTAATCCAAGTGA includes these proteins:
- a CDS encoding carbonic anhydrase family protein is translated as MMVVSILLPQGAIAWAQSEQPQWSYEGETRPEHWGDLNPAYALCAQGQNQSPIDITAWVEGDRTPLEFYYGPTPLAIRNDGHTLQVYDQVGQHIRIQGDDYRLIQFHFHAPSEHQRSGRSAPMEMHLVHRNAAGDLAVVSMLMEEGDANPLIQTIWEHSPQMGETSQETAVQINAADLLPIDRTYLSYMGSLTTPPCSESVRWYLLERTITVSAEQLLAFHQIYPHNARPVRPLNQRVVELHQG